Proteins from one Candidatus Poribacteria bacterium genomic window:
- a CDS encoding ABC transporter permease: protein MNQQSTTSEASGGFPDLIKIRLHNVLSEIGQAFTLFFQTLIQIFRPPFQFDLLVKQLLLIGFNSLAVVIVSGFFTGMVLGVQGYIQLKPYAVEGSVARFVCVSVVKELGPMITAFVLAGRIGASITAELSTMKVTEQIDALEVMGTNPVKYLVVPRFLACSMMLPTLTIYSTFAGIAGGFIAVVTLFDVNGYFFLLEVQKNLFVGSVLISLIKATSFGMAIAAVGCYKGFSIPTAGGAEGVGTATTGSAVISLVAILVLDFVLNHILFNILGLV from the coding sequence ATGAATCAGCAATCCACTACAAGTGAAGCCTCTGGTGGTTTCCCTGATTTAATTAAGATTCGGTTGCATAATGTGCTTTCCGAGATAGGACAAGCCTTTACGCTCTTTTTTCAAACCCTTATTCAAATTTTCCGTCCTCCTTTTCAATTCGATCTGTTAGTTAAGCAGTTATTGTTAATCGGTTTCAACTCTTTGGCTGTTGTCATTGTCTCGGGGTTCTTCACGGGAATGGTGTTGGGTGTGCAGGGGTACATTCAACTCAAACCTTATGCGGTGGAAGGCTCGGTAGCGAGATTTGTCTGTGTGTCAGTTGTGAAAGAACTCGGTCCGATGATTACGGCGTTCGTGCTTGCGGGACGTATCGGGGCATCGATTACTGCTGAACTTTCAACGATGAAGGTTACGGAACAAATTGATGCGCTTGAGGTGATGGGTACAAATCCGGTCAAGTATTTGGTTGTGCCGCGTTTTCTTGCTTGTTCTATGATGTTACCGACGCTTACCATCTACTCAACGTTTGCAGGCATCGCTGGGGGTTTTATTGCTGTTGTCACCCTATTCGATGTAAATGGATACTTTTTCCTCTTGGAAGTACAAAAGAATCTTTTTGTTGGAAGCGTTCTCATTAGTTTAATTAAAGCAACCTCTTTTGGGATGGCAATTGCTGCAGTCGGATGCTATAAGGGTTTCAGTATCCCGACTGCGGGTGGTGCTGAAGGTGTTGGCACTGCTACAACGGGTTCTGCTGTTATTTCACTTGTTGCTATTCTTGTTCTGGATTTTGTCTTGAATCATATCCTCTTTAATATCCTGGGGTTGGTATAA
- a CDS encoding ABC transporter ATP-binding protein, giving the protein MISIKNVAKNFGGKNVLNGLSLEIPRGETLVIMGQSGCGKSVLLKIITGLIPADSGEIWFDGTEISNLKTKKMNVLRRKIGMLFQSAALFDSMTVAENIAFMLDQHTNLGKQEMRKVVDEKLSLVDLEGVQDLRPAELSGGMRKRVGLARALAFEPEVILYDEPTTGLDPVTCTEINQLISDLHERLQVTSVVVTHDMHSAFSVATRMAMIHDGEKIADGSPDEIINIDNPILQQFILFGAPDQILNMENPILKTYLGR; this is encoded by the coding sequence ATGATTTCGATTAAAAATGTCGCTAAAAATTTTGGGGGCAAAAACGTTTTGAACGGGCTGAGTCTTGAGATTCCGCGTGGTGAGACGCTCGTGATTATGGGACAAAGTGGGTGTGGTAAAAGTGTACTTCTCAAAATTATCACAGGGTTAATTCCCGCCGATTCCGGTGAAATTTGGTTTGATGGTACAGAAATATCAAATCTGAAAACGAAAAAAATGAATGTCCTCCGCCGCAAAATTGGGATGCTGTTTCAGTCTGCTGCCCTTTTTGATTCCATGACTGTCGCGGAAAACATCGCTTTTATGCTTGATCAACATACAAATCTTGGCAAGCAAGAGATGCGTAAGGTTGTTGATGAAAAGCTCAGCCTTGTTGATTTAGAGGGGGTTCAAGACTTACGACCCGCCGAATTAAGCGGTGGCATGCGGAAACGGGTTGGTCTCGCGCGTGCGCTCGCGTTTGAACCGGAAGTTATTCTTTATGATGAACCCACAACCGGACTTGATCCGGTTACCTGTACTGAGATTAATCAATTGATTAGTGACCTCCACGAAAGGCTGCAAGTCACCTCCGTTGTGGTGACGCATGATATGCACAGTGCCTTCAGTGTTGCTACACGAATGGCTATGATTCATGATGGTGAAAAGATCGCGGACGGCAGCCCAGATGAGATCATTAACATCGATAATCCGATTTTGCAACAGTTCATCCTATTTGGAGCACCAGACCAGATTCTGAACATGGAAAATCCCATTTTGAAAACATATTTGGGGAGATAG
- the ltrA gene encoding group II intron reverse transcriptase/maturase produces the protein MDTRHLLVDDIFGIDNIRNCEEYVLSIQRRLDKAVADDDTKGIRETFDLLAKRSMAVKILAIKRITSDNKGKYTAGVDGIAMPKDDRQLQNQMRLKLLDKIDIMKKPNEIKRIYIPKPNGKKRPLGIPTLIDRIIQDILRTALEPIVEYHFSKNSYGFRPKKSCQDAQAHLFKKLGRTTSPKYVVEGDIKGCFDNINHEHIINTLLEWQVPIWATEVIMKMLKSDIFHNGEVYDNDTGTPQGGVISPLLANVALTTLDNFCEERYGNKQWKNKNTGFYVVNPIIRYADDFIIVSKSELEAKEIKREIAKHLSDKVGLTLSVEKTKITHIKHGFNFLGFNFRKYKPKGKTRTPIKKSKKSDYVMLIAPEKDKVKNLLRSIKDVLDKNKSATQKAIIHILNPKLRGWGMYYRFVSSKKAFAKIDHEVWLKTFWWAKRRHPNKSKGWVIRKYFSGKVKNRKAVFKDTISNYDIFTLAYIPIKRHVLVNGNMRVYDQNPHTIEYWRKREYTNAFKQIESVRIEKLYKRQNGICDYCNKPITTTDIKEREIHIHHMKPRSFGGNESYSNLKLLHSECHRELHVKLSRKYMSDLVDKKVKYLMSENIVNVLESRVR, from the coding sequence ATTAGTAGATGACATATTCGGAATAGATAACATTAGAAACTGTGAAGAATATGTCCTCTCAATACAAAGACGACTGGATAAAGCGGTTGCTGATGATGACACCAAAGGTATTCGTGAAACCTTTGACCTCTTGGCTAAAAGGTCAATGGCTGTAAAAATCTTGGCAATAAAACGGATTACCTCCGATAATAAAGGCAAGTATACAGCAGGAGTAGACGGAATAGCAATGCCAAAAGATGATAGGCAACTTCAGAATCAAATGCGTCTAAAACTTTTAGACAAAATTGACATAATGAAGAAACCTAACGAAATCAAACGCATATACATTCCTAAACCCAACGGTAAGAAACGACCATTGGGAATACCTACTCTCATTGACAGAATTATCCAAGATATTCTCAGGACAGCGTTAGAACCAATAGTAGAATATCACTTCAGCAAGAACAGTTATGGCTTCAGACCTAAGAAAAGTTGCCAAGACGCACAAGCACATCTTTTCAAGAAACTGGGACGAACTACCAGTCCCAAATATGTAGTTGAAGGAGATATAAAAGGGTGCTTTGATAATATAAATCACGAACATATTATCAACACTCTTTTAGAATGGCAAGTGCCGATATGGGCAACAGAAGTCATAATGAAAATGCTAAAATCAGATATATTCCACAATGGTGAAGTGTATGACAACGATACTGGGACTCCACAAGGCGGTGTAATATCACCATTACTCGCCAATGTAGCACTCACAACCCTTGACAACTTTTGCGAAGAAAGATACGGGAATAAACAATGGAAAAACAAAAACACAGGTTTTTACGTTGTAAACCCTATCATCAGATATGCGGACGACTTCATAATCGTCAGTAAATCAGAACTTGAAGCAAAAGAAATAAAAAGGGAAATTGCCAAACACTTATCCGACAAAGTGGGACTAACCCTATCTGTAGAAAAGACAAAAATCACTCATATAAAACATGGATTCAACTTTTTAGGATTCAACTTTAGGAAATATAAACCTAAAGGTAAAACAAGAACTCCAATAAAGAAATCCAAAAAGAGTGATTATGTCATGTTGATAGCACCTGAAAAGGATAAAGTCAAAAACCTCCTCCGAAGTATAAAGGATGTTTTAGACAAGAATAAATCTGCCACTCAAAAGGCGATAATTCATATTCTGAATCCCAAACTAAGAGGTTGGGGAATGTATTACAGATTTGTCTCAAGCAAAAAGGCATTTGCCAAAATTGACCATGAAGTTTGGCTAAAAACTTTCTGGTGGGCAAAGAGACGACATCCCAATAAATCAAAAGGTTGGGTAATTAGAAAATACTTTTCAGGTAAAGTAAAGAATCGTAAAGCAGTATTCAAGGATACTATTAGCAACTACGATATATTTACTTTAGCATATATACCTATCAAAAGACATGTCTTAGTCAACGGCAATATGAGGGTATATGACCAAAACCCTCATACTATAGAATACTGGAGGAAACGTGAATACACTAACGCATTCAAACAAATTGAAAGCGTCAGAATAGAAAAACTCTATAAAAGGCAAAATGGTATCTGTGATTATTGTAATAAACCTATTACAACCACAGACATAAAAGAAAGAGAAATTCATATTCACCACATGAAACCTCGTTCTTTTGGTGGAAACGAAAGTTATAGCAACCTAAAACTTCTCCACTCTGAATGCCATAGAGAACTTCACGTAAAACTCTCTCGTAAATATATGAGTGATTTAGTAGACAAAAAGGTAAAATACCTTATGTCTGAAAACATCGTCAATGTGTTGGAGAGCCGTGTGCGGTGA
- the rplI gene encoding 50S ribosomal protein L9: protein MEVILKKSVEGLGAPGDVLKVADGYARNYLLPMQLAVHATERNRRHLEHQKRVIDHQEAKDKERALEIASQVTGVTCTLSRRAGENDRLFGSVTSMDIAESLRAQGFDLERRFFELAEPIRELGVFMVPVKLHTDVVVELQIVVEREE from the coding sequence ATGGAAGTAATTCTAAAGAAAAGTGTTGAAGGGCTTGGCGCGCCGGGGGATGTATTAAAGGTCGCAGATGGTTATGCGCGTAACTATCTTCTCCCGATGCAACTGGCGGTGCATGCAACGGAACGGAACCGTCGCCACCTTGAGCACCAAAAACGAGTAATTGATCATCAAGAAGCGAAGGATAAAGAACGGGCACTTGAGATCGCCTCACAGGTTACTGGTGTTACATGCACACTGAGCAGGCGTGCTGGTGAAAATGACCGTCTCTTCGGATCTGTCACTTCTATGGATATTGCAGAGAGTTTACGAGCTCAAGGGTTTGATCTGGAACGACGGTTTTTTGAACTTGCAGAACCGATCCGTGAACTTGGTGTGTTCATGGTGCCAGTCAAGTTGCATACGGATGTTGTTGTTGAACTCCAGATTGTTGTTGAACGTGAAGAGTAA
- the dnaB gene encoding replicative DNA helicase gives MQVQAIDTLSDKEAEQAVLGAMMTEKSVIPQVINLLGHTSDAFFTTDHQLIYAAILAVYDRVSNADPLLVADELKRTDQINRAGGAGYLYELQAPIVETESTEFYADILHEKATRRRLTQAGGQIRELAQDETVELTEILNQSQEAVFELGQNDSQRGFHSIRPLITTSIDAIEKLYHKADRFLGVPTGFMDFDHMTSGLQPGNFIIIAARPSMGKTTLVLNMAQNVALEQERPVAIFSLEMPAQDIVMRMLSAEARIDFGRLRTGNFSEDYWRPLTEGASRLAEAPILINDNRGLTVQGLRAEGRRLKGEHNDLALIIVDYLQLLRGTGRYNAREQEISEISRALKVLAWELNVPIIACSQLSREVERRPDKQPQLSDLRESGAIEQDADIVAFLYREDYYEEEDAGDRVEANLMIKKQRNGPTGTVVLYFTKKQMRFENPN, from the coding sequence ATGCAGGTGCAAGCGATAGACACCCTTTCTGACAAGGAAGCTGAACAGGCAGTGCTTGGCGCGATGATGACTGAAAAGTCGGTAATTCCTCAGGTAATTAATCTACTCGGGCATACCTCTGACGCATTTTTTACGACCGACCATCAGCTTATCTACGCAGCCATCCTTGCTGTATATGACCGCGTTAGCAATGCGGATCCGCTTCTTGTTGCCGATGAATTGAAACGGACGGATCAAATCAATCGGGCGGGGGGTGCTGGCTACCTGTATGAACTCCAAGCCCCCATTGTGGAGACGGAAAGTACGGAGTTTTATGCGGATATTTTGCATGAGAAGGCGACGCGGCGTCGGTTGACCCAAGCGGGAGGGCAGATTCGTGAACTTGCTCAGGATGAAACCGTAGAACTGACAGAGATTCTCAATCAATCGCAGGAAGCCGTCTTTGAACTCGGGCAAAATGACTCCCAACGCGGATTTCATTCTATCCGTCCGTTGATTACAACGAGTATAGATGCAATAGAAAAACTCTACCACAAAGCCGATCGGTTCTTAGGGGTGCCGACCGGCTTTATGGATTTTGACCACATGACATCGGGGTTGCAACCGGGTAATTTTATCATCATCGCTGCGCGACCGAGTATGGGAAAAACGACCTTAGTGCTAAATATGGCACAAAACGTCGCTCTTGAACAGGAGCGTCCAGTTGCCATCTTTAGCCTTGAGATGCCTGCCCAGGATATTGTCATGCGGATGTTATCCGCGGAAGCCCGCATTGATTTTGGACGGCTCCGAACCGGTAATTTCAGTGAAGATTATTGGAGACCCTTAACCGAAGGCGCGAGTCGGTTGGCTGAAGCACCTATCCTCATTAACGATAACCGGGGACTTACCGTTCAGGGACTACGCGCCGAAGGGCGACGGTTGAAAGGCGAACACAATGATCTCGCACTCATTATCGTTGACTACCTGCAGTTGTTAAGAGGGACGGGCAGATATAACGCTCGCGAACAGGAGATTTCCGAAATTTCACGTGCTTTGAAAGTCCTCGCGTGGGAACTCAATGTTCCGATTATTGCTTGCTCGCAGTTGAGCCGTGAAGTTGAACGTCGTCCGGATAAGCAACCGCAGCTTTCAGATTTACGCGAATCCGGGGCAATTGAGCAGGATGCTGACATCGTTGCATTTTTGTACCGAGAAGATTATTACGAAGAAGAAGATGCCGGAGATAGGGTTGAAGCGAACCTGATGATTAAGAAACAGCGTAACGGGCCAACCGGTACAGTCGTTCTTTATTTTACTAAAAAGCAGATGCGATTTGAAAATCCTAATTAG
- the rpsR gene encoding 30S ribosomal protein S18 yields the protein MAFRRRQRYHKIESFDYKDVDTLRKFINERGKIVSRRVTGLSAKQQRMVTRAVKRARNMALLPFTR from the coding sequence ATGGCATTCCGTCGTAGGCAGCGCTACCACAAAATCGAATCTTTCGATTACAAAGATGTGGATACGCTGCGAAAATTTATTAATGAGCGTGGCAAAATTGTGAGTCGTCGGGTCACTGGACTCTCGGCGAAACAACAGCGAATGGTGACGCGTGCAGTGAAGCGCGCACGTAATATGGCACTGTTGCCGTTTACACGATAA